One window of the Haloarcula halobia genome contains the following:
- a CDS encoding substrate-binding domain-containing protein, producing MSRDIPRRRFIRTSAIAGTALFAGCGGDGGDGGDGGDGGDGGSDGGDGGGDGMDGGDGDGGGDGGGEQTTTESGPPTVALSVPSLEFTFFARMQNAFDAAKSDGAIASDSAFYDAGNSQSTQVSDVETAISNEVDLLLISALTAEGVINAIGQANEADIPVVAIDRNVAEGETVSYVASDNVQLGRRSTELCLGFMQEMEQKDTYNIVQLEGTPGASVTNDRGEGFSNAVSNNDSLNRLASQTGEFSTQNALSVMEDFITQYGDEIDGVFCQNDLMALGVHQALQNADMSMPVTGIDGTEAWVQRFSDNEFYGTIAQLPEEMVNTAIETGKTHLAGEDVEDTIVIDGLEVTQDNAADYLSQYFG from the coding sequence ATGTCACGCGACATTCCCAGGCGACGGTTCATCCGTACCAGTGCGATCGCAGGCACGGCACTCTTCGCCGGCTGTGGAGGTGACGGTGGCGACGGCGGCGACGGCGGCGATGGCGGCGACGGCGGCAGCGACGGCGGCGATGGCGGCGGTGACGGCATGGACGGCGGCGACGGAGACGGCGGTGGCGACGGCGGCGGCGAACAGACGACCACCGAGAGCGGTCCGCCGACGGTCGCGCTCTCGGTGCCGTCGCTCGAGTTCACGTTCTTCGCCCGGATGCAGAACGCGTTCGACGCCGCCAAGAGCGACGGGGCCATCGCCTCGGACTCGGCGTTCTACGACGCCGGCAACTCACAGAGCACGCAGGTCTCGGACGTCGAGACGGCCATCTCGAACGAGGTGGACCTCCTGCTCATCTCGGCCCTCACGGCCGAAGGGGTCATCAACGCCATCGGCCAGGCCAACGAGGCCGATATCCCGGTCGTCGCTATCGACCGTAACGTCGCCGAGGGGGAGACGGTGAGCTACGTCGCCTCCGACAACGTCCAGCTGGGCCGTCGCTCGACGGAGCTGTGTCTGGGCTTCATGCAGGAGATGGAGCAGAAAGACACCTACAACATCGTCCAGCTCGAGGGGACGCCCGGGGCGAGCGTGACGAACGACCGCGGCGAAGGGTTCAGCAACGCCGTGAGCAACAACGACAGTCTCAACCGCCTCGCCAGTCAGACCGGCGAGTTCTCCACGCAGAACGCCCTCAGCGTCATGGAGGACTTCATCACCCAGTACGGCGACGAGATAGACGGCGTGTTCTGCCAGAACGACCTGATGGCGCTCGGCGTCCACCAGGCGCTCCAGAACGCGGACATGTCGATGCCGGTCACCGGCATCGACGGCACGGAAGCGTGGGTCCAGCGGTTCTCGGACAACGAGTTCTACGGGACCATCGCGCAACTGCCCGAGGAGATGGTCAACACCGCCATCGAGACGGGCAAGACCCACCTCGCCGGCGAGGACGTCGAGGACACCATCGTCATCGACGGCCTCGAGGTCACCCAGGACAACGCCGCCGACTACCTCAGCCAGTACTTCGGCTGA